The Bradysia coprophila strain Holo2 chromosome X unlocalized genomic scaffold, BU_Bcop_v1 contig_185, whole genome shotgun sequence genome window below encodes:
- the LOC119068463 gene encoding uncharacterized protein LOC119068463: protein MDVEIPVLAGVLTIPTQTGFSLNRISKKKQPNHKHCLLFKASQHGIERLEICDKEDDKNPKIITLENCVKITQEPPPASLIHVVTKSGTLTLNALNENDLKKWVNALQSVAFKDKGTLPRNSVIEEDNDLYCTSYSDGVFTIRLHLSDTSVKCNLEAKTYVLHLTTTELQLKAMEENNVVVAKWPYRYIRKYGYRDGKFTFEAGRKCDTGEGVFSLEHSNPQEVFRCMAAKMKSMKKLISGDNIGSLDQLNAALSMEPGSRSPLPPSPNHHSHSESDLNQSGHLIRGFLSSNDSLNNVSTSSSSIPLIKHTPHKPPRKSLGVMDNENRSTKSQKYSKSLSLSTETIKSGTIVLKTPPASESNKTLLSLVIPTSESITEVPPKLPIRNESKTNDERDYESIETITNAWKTRGIDDIKHTERMTTPEDEIVDFAWQRTQSQIDGCDKRIVISPVEPDVTMLDDNYDRLEFFPTKTKTSSDYKTVVTINSTAMRPQTTTANDYEIIGPDISPCRLADDSYLGYGVLRKPNTSLNSVSDDDVLGHREYNGLDYAIVSKPKRV from the exons ATGGATGTAGAAATTCCAGTACTGGCAGGCGTATTGACTATTCCGACACAGACTGGCTTCTCACTGaatcgaatttcgaaaaag AAACAACCGAATCACAAACATTGCCTACTTTTCAAAGCCAGTCAACATGGTATCGAACGTTTGGAAATATGCGACAAAGAAGAcgacaaaaatccaaaaattataACATTAGAAAATTGTGTTAAGATTACTCAAGAACCTCCGCCAGCTAGCCTAATCCATGTAGTAACTAAGAGTGGAACGTTAACACTAAATGCGCTGAATGAAAACGATCTCAAAAAGTGGGTGAACGCCTTACAAAGTGTTGCATTTAAGGACAAGGGCACATTACCGCGAAACTCTGTCATCGAGGAGGACAATGATCTCTATTGTACATCGTACAGCGATGGCGTTTTCACCATAAGACTTCATTTGTCCGACACATCTGTTAAATGTAATTTAGAAGCGAAAACGTATGTGCTGCATTTAACCACAACGGAATTGCAACTTAAGGCGATGGAAGAGAACAATGTCGTCGTTGCGAAATGGCCATATCGGTACATCCGAAAATATGGATATCGTGATGGGAAATTTACTTTTGAGGCTGGAAGAAAGTGTGATACGGGTGAGGGTGTCTTCAGTTTGGAACATTCGAATCCACAGGAAGTGTTTCGATGCATGGCTGCGAAAATGAAgtcaatgaaaaaattaattagcgGCGATAATATAGGCAGTTTGGATCAACTGAATGCTGCTCTGTCTATGGAACCAGGAAGCCGAAGTCCGTTACCACCATCACCCAATCATCATAGCCATTCCGAAAGTGATCTAAATCAAAGTGGACATCTGATTCGGGGTTTTCTGTCGTCAAATGATTCGCTAAACAATGTGTCAACATCGTCTAGTTCCATTCCATTAATCAAACACACGCCTCACAAGCCACCGCGAAAATCTCTGGGTGTAATGGACAACGAAAATCGTTCAACAAAATCACagaaatattcaaaatcattGTCACTATCCACCGAAACGATAAAATCGGGCACAATTGTTCTAAAAACGCCACCCGCATCTGAATCCAATAAAACACTTCTGTCGTTAGTCATTCCAACATCTGAATCCATTACGGAAGTGCCGCCAAAGCTACCAATACGTAACGAGAGTAAAACCAACGATGAACGAGACTATGAATCAATCGAAACCATTACGAATGCGTGGAAAACCAGAGGCATCGACGACATAAAACACACCGAACGAATGACAACACCGGAAGACGAAATTGTCGATTTCGCATGGCAACGCACACAATCTCAGATTGATGGCTGTGACAAACGAATAGTGATTTCACCAGTCGAACCGGATGTGACTATGCTCGACGACAATTACGATCGATTGGAATTTTTCCCCACTAAAACTAAGACTTCTAGTGATTATAAAACTGTAGTAACTATCAATTCTACTGCAATGAGACCGCAAACCACCACAGCAAATGATTACGAAATTATTGGTCCGGACATTTCACCATGTCGCTTAGCTGATGACAGCTATTTAGGATATGGTGTGCTAAGGAAGCCAAACACTTCACTGAATTCGGTTTCGGACGACGATGTGCTGGGACACCGTGAATACAATGGATTAGATTATGCTATAGTCAGCAAGCCGAAAAGGGTTTAA
- the LOC119068457 gene encoding 5'-3' exonuclease PLD3-like isoform X1, with amino-acid sequence MPLWDYIHIGSRPPHHNLQEGLFQIASQTCSILVQVNNNISYGNNSSNVQYNNFAGHCSSSTSTGTSNSDASRTRYSSSRSASFREQSEVLIPSTSVVGNATKNLFNHYKHRLSTVLENSTPAGDDDFELWDQNQMLRSEQQNAYNGSRWGHGGWCKPSCIPITVILTLIVLVVLLPLLEHNNDKNSSNAKGNSTPYVCSDMCRIKLVESIPEGLVYPPDSPNFPSTYDAWSELLSLANSTLDIASFYWSLRSGDVYNHSSSWQGEKIFQSILNAGTQQGLKIRIAQSAPTQQQPNLDTEILIKRNAAIVRSVNFPRLVGGGVLHTKLWIADGKHMYVGSANMDWRSLTQVKELGVLVTNCSCLVSDVAKIFEVYWMMGKDDSRIPPVWPKNLSSLYNISTPLKIDFDDEVKFNTYLSSSPPPMSTKYRVDDIDAILNVIQNAEKFIHIAVMDYFPLTIYTPKLRYWPVIDNALRVAAVENRVSVKLLVSWWNHSAPSEDFFLRSIEALSDAYSGVDVQVKRFIVPSTEDQAKIPFGRVNHNKYMVTERTAYVGTSNWSGDYFINTAGIGLILQDSEHERNDSVSTIRSDLASIFERDWSSMYAVELRRN; translated from the exons ATGCCATTGTGGGATTACATACACATTGGTAGTCGTCCTCCTCATCACAATTTACAGGAAGGACTGTTTCAAATTGCATCTCAAACCTGCAGTATCTTAGTGCAAGTGAACAACAATATTAGCTATGGCAATAATTCGTCGAATGTGCAGTACAATAATTTTGCCGGCCATTGTAGTAGTAGCACCAGCACCGGTACTAGCAACAGTGATGCTTCCCGAACAAGATACAGTAGTTCCAGATCAGCTTCATTTCGTGAACAAAGTGAAGTGTTGATACCGTCAACAAGTGTCGTCGGCAATGCAACAAAAAACCTTTTCAACCACTACAAACATCGGCTCTCG aCCGTTCTGGAAAACAGTACTCCAGCCGGTGACGATGACTTTGAGCTTTGGGATCAAAATCAAATGCTTCGATCGGAACAGCAAAATGCTTACAA CGGCTCAAGGTGGGGTCATGGTGGTTGGTGTAAGCCGTCGTGCATTCCAATAACAGTGATATTAACGCTCATAGTCTTAGTTGTATTACTTCCGCTCTTAGAACATAATAACgataaaaattcatcaaatgcCAAAGGAAATAGCACGCCATATGTCTGCTCGGATATGTGCAG aataaaactAGTGGAAAGTATACCGGAGGGATTGGTCTATCCCCCGGATAGTCCAAATTTTCCAAGCACATACGACGCATGGTCCGAACTTTTGTCTTTGGCAAATAGCACATTGGACATTGCATCATTTTACTGGTCGTTGAGAAGCGGTGATGTCTACAATCATTCGTCGTCGTGGCAG GGTGAAAAGATCTTCCAGTCAATTTTAAATGCTGGCACTCAGCAAGGACTTAAAATTCGAATAGCACAAAGTGCGCCGACACAACAACAGCCCAATTTAGATacggaaattttaattaagcGCAATGCTGCCATTGTACGATCAGTTAATTTTCCACGTTTAGTTGGTGGTGGTGTGTTGCATACAAAACTGTGGATTGCCGATGGAAAGCACATGTATGTTGGTAGCGCCAATATGGACTGGCGCTCCTTGACGCAg GTTAAAGAGCTCGGTGTTCTCGTTACGAATTGCTCCTGTTTAGTCAGCGatgttgcaaaaattttcgaagttTATTGGATGATGGGAAAGGACGATAGTCGTATACCACCAGTATGGCCAAAAAATCTCAGCTCCTTGTACAACATTAGCACACCGCTCAAAATTGACTTCGACGATGAAGTCAAGTTCAACACGTATTTATCG AGTTCACCACCACCAATGAGTACTAAATACCGTGTAGATGACATCGATGCAATACTTAACGTAATACAAAATGCCGAAAAATTTATCCACATAGCCGTTATGGATTATTTCCCGTTGACCATTTATACGCCAAAATTGAG GTACTGGCCAGTCATCGACAATGCACTCAGAGTCGCTGCTGTTGAAAATCGAGTATCCGTAAAACTGTTGGTGTCGTGGTGGAACCATTCTGCCCCATCGGAAGATTTCTTTTTGCGATCCATCGAAGCCCTATCGGATGCGTACAGCGGCGTCGATGTTCAAGTG AAACGTTTCATTGTACCATCGACAGAAGATCAAGCGAAAATTCCCTTCGGTCGAGTTAATCACAACAAGTACATGGTGACTGAACGAACGGCTTACGTAGGGACGTCGAATTGGTCGGGCGATTATTTTATTAACACTGCCGGAATTGGTCTTATTCTCCAAGATAGTGAACATGAACGGAATGATAGTGTGTCGACAATTCGAAGCGATTTAGCTAGCATATTCGAAAGAGATTGGAGTAGTATGTACGCAGTGGAGTTACGTAGAAATTAA
- the LOC119068457 gene encoding 5'-3' exonuclease PLD3-like isoform X2, whose translation MGCLLNCSICSVVNRSTVLENSTPAGDDDFELWDQNQMLRSEQQNAYNGSRWGHGGWCKPSCIPITVILTLIVLVVLLPLLEHNNDKNSSNAKGNSTPYVCSDMCRIKLVESIPEGLVYPPDSPNFPSTYDAWSELLSLANSTLDIASFYWSLRSGDVYNHSSSWQGEKIFQSILNAGTQQGLKIRIAQSAPTQQQPNLDTEILIKRNAAIVRSVNFPRLVGGGVLHTKLWIADGKHMYVGSANMDWRSLTQVKELGVLVTNCSCLVSDVAKIFEVYWMMGKDDSRIPPVWPKNLSSLYNISTPLKIDFDDEVKFNTYLSSSPPPMSTKYRVDDIDAILNVIQNAEKFIHIAVMDYFPLTIYTPKLRYWPVIDNALRVAAVENRVSVKLLVSWWNHSAPSEDFFLRSIEALSDAYSGVDVQVKRFIVPSTEDQAKIPFGRVNHNKYMVTERTAYVGTSNWSGDYFINTAGIGLILQDSEHERNDSVSTIRSDLASIFERDWSSMYAVELRRN comes from the exons ATGGGATGCCTTCTTAACTGTTCCATTTGTTCAGTTGTAAATCGTAGT aCCGTTCTGGAAAACAGTACTCCAGCCGGTGACGATGACTTTGAGCTTTGGGATCAAAATCAAATGCTTCGATCGGAACAGCAAAATGCTTACAA CGGCTCAAGGTGGGGTCATGGTGGTTGGTGTAAGCCGTCGTGCATTCCAATAACAGTGATATTAACGCTCATAGTCTTAGTTGTATTACTTCCGCTCTTAGAACATAATAACgataaaaattcatcaaatgcCAAAGGAAATAGCACGCCATATGTCTGCTCGGATATGTGCAG aataaaactAGTGGAAAGTATACCGGAGGGATTGGTCTATCCCCCGGATAGTCCAAATTTTCCAAGCACATACGACGCATGGTCCGAACTTTTGTCTTTGGCAAATAGCACATTGGACATTGCATCATTTTACTGGTCGTTGAGAAGCGGTGATGTCTACAATCATTCGTCGTCGTGGCAG GGTGAAAAGATCTTCCAGTCAATTTTAAATGCTGGCACTCAGCAAGGACTTAAAATTCGAATAGCACAAAGTGCGCCGACACAACAACAGCCCAATTTAGATacggaaattttaattaagcGCAATGCTGCCATTGTACGATCAGTTAATTTTCCACGTTTAGTTGGTGGTGGTGTGTTGCATACAAAACTGTGGATTGCCGATGGAAAGCACATGTATGTTGGTAGCGCCAATATGGACTGGCGCTCCTTGACGCAg GTTAAAGAGCTCGGTGTTCTCGTTACGAATTGCTCCTGTTTAGTCAGCGatgttgcaaaaattttcgaagttTATTGGATGATGGGAAAGGACGATAGTCGTATACCACCAGTATGGCCAAAAAATCTCAGCTCCTTGTACAACATTAGCACACCGCTCAAAATTGACTTCGACGATGAAGTCAAGTTCAACACGTATTTATCG AGTTCACCACCACCAATGAGTACTAAATACCGTGTAGATGACATCGATGCAATACTTAACGTAATACAAAATGCCGAAAAATTTATCCACATAGCCGTTATGGATTATTTCCCGTTGACCATTTATACGCCAAAATTGAG GTACTGGCCAGTCATCGACAATGCACTCAGAGTCGCTGCTGTTGAAAATCGAGTATCCGTAAAACTGTTGGTGTCGTGGTGGAACCATTCTGCCCCATCGGAAGATTTCTTTTTGCGATCCATCGAAGCCCTATCGGATGCGTACAGCGGCGTCGATGTTCAAGTG AAACGTTTCATTGTACCATCGACAGAAGATCAAGCGAAAATTCCCTTCGGTCGAGTTAATCACAACAAGTACATGGTGACTGAACGAACGGCTTACGTAGGGACGTCGAATTGGTCGGGCGATTATTTTATTAACACTGCCGGAATTGGTCTTATTCTCCAAGATAGTGAACATGAACGGAATGATAGTGTGTCGACAATTCGAAGCGATTTAGCTAGCATATTCGAAAGAGATTGGAGTAGTATGTACGCAGTGGAGTTACGTAGAAATTAA
- the LOC119068457 gene encoding 5'-3' exonuclease PLD3-like isoform X3, which yields MKLNLANGSKASSRTTVLENSTPAGDDDFELWDQNQMLRSEQQNAYNGSRWGHGGWCKPSCIPITVILTLIVLVVLLPLLEHNNDKNSSNAKGNSTPYVCSDMCRIKLVESIPEGLVYPPDSPNFPSTYDAWSELLSLANSTLDIASFYWSLRSGDVYNHSSSWQGEKIFQSILNAGTQQGLKIRIAQSAPTQQQPNLDTEILIKRNAAIVRSVNFPRLVGGGVLHTKLWIADGKHMYVGSANMDWRSLTQVKELGVLVTNCSCLVSDVAKIFEVYWMMGKDDSRIPPVWPKNLSSLYNISTPLKIDFDDEVKFNTYLSSSPPPMSTKYRVDDIDAILNVIQNAEKFIHIAVMDYFPLTIYTPKLRYWPVIDNALRVAAVENRVSVKLLVSWWNHSAPSEDFFLRSIEALSDAYSGVDVQVKRFIVPSTEDQAKIPFGRVNHNKYMVTERTAYVGTSNWSGDYFINTAGIGLILQDSEHERNDSVSTIRSDLASIFERDWSSMYAVELRRN from the exons aTGAAACTAAATCTCGCCAATGGATCGAAAGCTTCTAGTAGAACA aCCGTTCTGGAAAACAGTACTCCAGCCGGTGACGATGACTTTGAGCTTTGGGATCAAAATCAAATGCTTCGATCGGAACAGCAAAATGCTTACAA CGGCTCAAGGTGGGGTCATGGTGGTTGGTGTAAGCCGTCGTGCATTCCAATAACAGTGATATTAACGCTCATAGTCTTAGTTGTATTACTTCCGCTCTTAGAACATAATAACgataaaaattcatcaaatgcCAAAGGAAATAGCACGCCATATGTCTGCTCGGATATGTGCAG aataaaactAGTGGAAAGTATACCGGAGGGATTGGTCTATCCCCCGGATAGTCCAAATTTTCCAAGCACATACGACGCATGGTCCGAACTTTTGTCTTTGGCAAATAGCACATTGGACATTGCATCATTTTACTGGTCGTTGAGAAGCGGTGATGTCTACAATCATTCGTCGTCGTGGCAG GGTGAAAAGATCTTCCAGTCAATTTTAAATGCTGGCACTCAGCAAGGACTTAAAATTCGAATAGCACAAAGTGCGCCGACACAACAACAGCCCAATTTAGATacggaaattttaattaagcGCAATGCTGCCATTGTACGATCAGTTAATTTTCCACGTTTAGTTGGTGGTGGTGTGTTGCATACAAAACTGTGGATTGCCGATGGAAAGCACATGTATGTTGGTAGCGCCAATATGGACTGGCGCTCCTTGACGCAg GTTAAAGAGCTCGGTGTTCTCGTTACGAATTGCTCCTGTTTAGTCAGCGatgttgcaaaaattttcgaagttTATTGGATGATGGGAAAGGACGATAGTCGTATACCACCAGTATGGCCAAAAAATCTCAGCTCCTTGTACAACATTAGCACACCGCTCAAAATTGACTTCGACGATGAAGTCAAGTTCAACACGTATTTATCG AGTTCACCACCACCAATGAGTACTAAATACCGTGTAGATGACATCGATGCAATACTTAACGTAATACAAAATGCCGAAAAATTTATCCACATAGCCGTTATGGATTATTTCCCGTTGACCATTTATACGCCAAAATTGAG GTACTGGCCAGTCATCGACAATGCACTCAGAGTCGCTGCTGTTGAAAATCGAGTATCCGTAAAACTGTTGGTGTCGTGGTGGAACCATTCTGCCCCATCGGAAGATTTCTTTTTGCGATCCATCGAAGCCCTATCGGATGCGTACAGCGGCGTCGATGTTCAAGTG AAACGTTTCATTGTACCATCGACAGAAGATCAAGCGAAAATTCCCTTCGGTCGAGTTAATCACAACAAGTACATGGTGACTGAACGAACGGCTTACGTAGGGACGTCGAATTGGTCGGGCGATTATTTTATTAACACTGCCGGAATTGGTCTTATTCTCCAAGATAGTGAACATGAACGGAATGATAGTGTGTCGACAATTCGAAGCGATTTAGCTAGCATATTCGAAAGAGATTGGAGTAGTATGTACGCAGTGGAGTTACGTAGAAATTAA
- the LOC119068457 gene encoding 5'-3' exonuclease PLD3-like isoform X4, whose product MMSISLHTVLENSTPAGDDDFELWDQNQMLRSEQQNAYNGSRWGHGGWCKPSCIPITVILTLIVLVVLLPLLEHNNDKNSSNAKGNSTPYVCSDMCRIKLVESIPEGLVYPPDSPNFPSTYDAWSELLSLANSTLDIASFYWSLRSGDVYNHSSSWQGEKIFQSILNAGTQQGLKIRIAQSAPTQQQPNLDTEILIKRNAAIVRSVNFPRLVGGGVLHTKLWIADGKHMYVGSANMDWRSLTQVKELGVLVTNCSCLVSDVAKIFEVYWMMGKDDSRIPPVWPKNLSSLYNISTPLKIDFDDEVKFNTYLSSSPPPMSTKYRVDDIDAILNVIQNAEKFIHIAVMDYFPLTIYTPKLRYWPVIDNALRVAAVENRVSVKLLVSWWNHSAPSEDFFLRSIEALSDAYSGVDVQVKRFIVPSTEDQAKIPFGRVNHNKYMVTERTAYVGTSNWSGDYFINTAGIGLILQDSEHERNDSVSTIRSDLASIFERDWSSMYAVELRRN is encoded by the exons ATGATGTCGATTTCACTACAT aCCGTTCTGGAAAACAGTACTCCAGCCGGTGACGATGACTTTGAGCTTTGGGATCAAAATCAAATGCTTCGATCGGAACAGCAAAATGCTTACAA CGGCTCAAGGTGGGGTCATGGTGGTTGGTGTAAGCCGTCGTGCATTCCAATAACAGTGATATTAACGCTCATAGTCTTAGTTGTATTACTTCCGCTCTTAGAACATAATAACgataaaaattcatcaaatgcCAAAGGAAATAGCACGCCATATGTCTGCTCGGATATGTGCAG aataaaactAGTGGAAAGTATACCGGAGGGATTGGTCTATCCCCCGGATAGTCCAAATTTTCCAAGCACATACGACGCATGGTCCGAACTTTTGTCTTTGGCAAATAGCACATTGGACATTGCATCATTTTACTGGTCGTTGAGAAGCGGTGATGTCTACAATCATTCGTCGTCGTGGCAG GGTGAAAAGATCTTCCAGTCAATTTTAAATGCTGGCACTCAGCAAGGACTTAAAATTCGAATAGCACAAAGTGCGCCGACACAACAACAGCCCAATTTAGATacggaaattttaattaagcGCAATGCTGCCATTGTACGATCAGTTAATTTTCCACGTTTAGTTGGTGGTGGTGTGTTGCATACAAAACTGTGGATTGCCGATGGAAAGCACATGTATGTTGGTAGCGCCAATATGGACTGGCGCTCCTTGACGCAg GTTAAAGAGCTCGGTGTTCTCGTTACGAATTGCTCCTGTTTAGTCAGCGatgttgcaaaaattttcgaagttTATTGGATGATGGGAAAGGACGATAGTCGTATACCACCAGTATGGCCAAAAAATCTCAGCTCCTTGTACAACATTAGCACACCGCTCAAAATTGACTTCGACGATGAAGTCAAGTTCAACACGTATTTATCG AGTTCACCACCACCAATGAGTACTAAATACCGTGTAGATGACATCGATGCAATACTTAACGTAATACAAAATGCCGAAAAATTTATCCACATAGCCGTTATGGATTATTTCCCGTTGACCATTTATACGCCAAAATTGAG GTACTGGCCAGTCATCGACAATGCACTCAGAGTCGCTGCTGTTGAAAATCGAGTATCCGTAAAACTGTTGGTGTCGTGGTGGAACCATTCTGCCCCATCGGAAGATTTCTTTTTGCGATCCATCGAAGCCCTATCGGATGCGTACAGCGGCGTCGATGTTCAAGTG AAACGTTTCATTGTACCATCGACAGAAGATCAAGCGAAAATTCCCTTCGGTCGAGTTAATCACAACAAGTACATGGTGACTGAACGAACGGCTTACGTAGGGACGTCGAATTGGTCGGGCGATTATTTTATTAACACTGCCGGAATTGGTCTTATTCTCCAAGATAGTGAACATGAACGGAATGATAGTGTGTCGACAATTCGAAGCGATTTAGCTAGCATATTCGAAAGAGATTGGAGTAGTATGTACGCAGTGGAGTTACGTAGAAATTAA
- the LOC119068457 gene encoding 5'-3' exonuclease PLD3-like isoform X5, whose translation MTVLENSTPAGDDDFELWDQNQMLRSEQQNAYNGSRWGHGGWCKPSCIPITVILTLIVLVVLLPLLEHNNDKNSSNAKGNSTPYVCSDMCRIKLVESIPEGLVYPPDSPNFPSTYDAWSELLSLANSTLDIASFYWSLRSGDVYNHSSSWQGEKIFQSILNAGTQQGLKIRIAQSAPTQQQPNLDTEILIKRNAAIVRSVNFPRLVGGGVLHTKLWIADGKHMYVGSANMDWRSLTQVKELGVLVTNCSCLVSDVAKIFEVYWMMGKDDSRIPPVWPKNLSSLYNISTPLKIDFDDEVKFNTYLSSSPPPMSTKYRVDDIDAILNVIQNAEKFIHIAVMDYFPLTIYTPKLRYWPVIDNALRVAAVENRVSVKLLVSWWNHSAPSEDFFLRSIEALSDAYSGVDVQVKRFIVPSTEDQAKIPFGRVNHNKYMVTERTAYVGTSNWSGDYFINTAGIGLILQDSEHERNDSVSTIRSDLASIFERDWSSMYAVELRRN comes from the exons ATG aCCGTTCTGGAAAACAGTACTCCAGCCGGTGACGATGACTTTGAGCTTTGGGATCAAAATCAAATGCTTCGATCGGAACAGCAAAATGCTTACAA CGGCTCAAGGTGGGGTCATGGTGGTTGGTGTAAGCCGTCGTGCATTCCAATAACAGTGATATTAACGCTCATAGTCTTAGTTGTATTACTTCCGCTCTTAGAACATAATAACgataaaaattcatcaaatgcCAAAGGAAATAGCACGCCATATGTCTGCTCGGATATGTGCAG aataaaactAGTGGAAAGTATACCGGAGGGATTGGTCTATCCCCCGGATAGTCCAAATTTTCCAAGCACATACGACGCATGGTCCGAACTTTTGTCTTTGGCAAATAGCACATTGGACATTGCATCATTTTACTGGTCGTTGAGAAGCGGTGATGTCTACAATCATTCGTCGTCGTGGCAG GGTGAAAAGATCTTCCAGTCAATTTTAAATGCTGGCACTCAGCAAGGACTTAAAATTCGAATAGCACAAAGTGCGCCGACACAACAACAGCCCAATTTAGATacggaaattttaattaagcGCAATGCTGCCATTGTACGATCAGTTAATTTTCCACGTTTAGTTGGTGGTGGTGTGTTGCATACAAAACTGTGGATTGCCGATGGAAAGCACATGTATGTTGGTAGCGCCAATATGGACTGGCGCTCCTTGACGCAg GTTAAAGAGCTCGGTGTTCTCGTTACGAATTGCTCCTGTTTAGTCAGCGatgttgcaaaaattttcgaagttTATTGGATGATGGGAAAGGACGATAGTCGTATACCACCAGTATGGCCAAAAAATCTCAGCTCCTTGTACAACATTAGCACACCGCTCAAAATTGACTTCGACGATGAAGTCAAGTTCAACACGTATTTATCG AGTTCACCACCACCAATGAGTACTAAATACCGTGTAGATGACATCGATGCAATACTTAACGTAATACAAAATGCCGAAAAATTTATCCACATAGCCGTTATGGATTATTTCCCGTTGACCATTTATACGCCAAAATTGAG GTACTGGCCAGTCATCGACAATGCACTCAGAGTCGCTGCTGTTGAAAATCGAGTATCCGTAAAACTGTTGGTGTCGTGGTGGAACCATTCTGCCCCATCGGAAGATTTCTTTTTGCGATCCATCGAAGCCCTATCGGATGCGTACAGCGGCGTCGATGTTCAAGTG AAACGTTTCATTGTACCATCGACAGAAGATCAAGCGAAAATTCCCTTCGGTCGAGTTAATCACAACAAGTACATGGTGACTGAACGAACGGCTTACGTAGGGACGTCGAATTGGTCGGGCGATTATTTTATTAACACTGCCGGAATTGGTCTTATTCTCCAAGATAGTGAACATGAACGGAATGATAGTGTGTCGACAATTCGAAGCGATTTAGCTAGCATATTCGAAAGAGATTGGAGTAGTATGTACGCAGTGGAGTTACGTAGAAATTAA